TACCTGCAAGAACTCGTGGACCTGACGGGCGAGACCGCCCACCTCGCCGAGTTGTACGGCACGAGCGCCATGTACCTCAGCCAGCTCGAACCGCTGAGCATGGTGCGGATGTTCACCACGCCGGGCTCGGTCACGCCGCTGTATTGCAGCGACGTCGGCAAGCTGTTCCTCGCCGACCTGCCGCCCGCCCGGGTGGAGGACATCCTGCGCAAGACCGGCCTGCGGCCCCGCACGCCGCACACCATCACCGACCCCGGGCAACTGGAGGAGGCGCTGCAACGGGTGCGCGAACAGGGCTACGCCGAGGACGACGAGGAGCGCGAGATCGGCGTACGCTGCCTCTCCGCCCCGATCCTCAACGGCGCCGGGAAGGTCATCGCCGCCATCGGCATCGCCGGACCCAGCGGTCGGGTCATGAAAGAACGCCTGCCGGAACTCGCGGGGTACGTCAAGGGCACGGCGGGGCGCGCCGCCACCGAGCTGATCCTGCAACCCCAGCCCGAGACGCAGGGGCAGACCTCGTGAGCCCCTTTGAGCGGCTGGAGATCACGCGGGACGAACATGCCACCAGACGCTGCCAACTTGCCGCAGCGTTGCAAGACGCGCACCTCGACCTGATCTGCGTGTTCGGCCCGGTGCGCGTGGCATACCTCACCGGCTTCCAAAAGTTCAGCATCGCCTCATCAATGAAGCGTTCCTGCCGGGCGAAGACAGTCAGGAGTTTGGCAAATTGCTGAGGTGTGGCCCGAGCACGAGCAGCGGAATCGTACATCAGGCTCATGGCCTCCTCGGTGTTCATCCATTTGGTCCACTGGAAGGTCCTGTCCTCGTCCACCCAGCCCTGGCGGTCGAGAGCTTCGAGCAGGTTCCAGACCTGTGGGTCATAGCTGTAGCCCACCACCTCGAGACTCTTCTCTCCGGTCTGACGAATCGTTGTGGGCGAACTGGAAGCCAGCGGCTTCGGGAACTCGGGGCTAGCCTGCTCTCAGAGCTTCAGAGCGTAGGCATTGCATGCCCGCGCTGGATCAACGCTTGAGCAGTTGCGCGGCTGGTCGCTGACTGATCTCCAGCCGGTGCTCGGCGAGGATCGTGGGCTTCAAGTCCACGCGGTTGTGCAGAGTGCCGCGTGACCGCCTGGGCGGGTCGTTAGTTCGGCGTTCCGCTTCACCATTGAAAAGTATCCGCGGCAAGCGGGTGGTGTCATGAATAAAAATTCTCCCGATGAACTTCGTGTTCGTCGGGGGGAGTGGTGACACCTTCGCGCGGGCTGCACAAGCCTCGATCCCCAGTGACGCGCGCTCCTTACGGAGTTGCTGTTTTCTTGTTGTGACGGCCCCGTCCCCCGACGGTCAAAGGCCCTTCGGGCGCAATTCTTCTCCCCACGCCGGGCGTACCCTACCCCCATGCTCTCCCGTCCCTCCCGCATGTCCTCGGCGGCCCGCGACCCGGACGCGCCCCGCGTGAAACACGACCCCCGGCAACTCGCGCGGCTGCTGGCCTTCGCGCGGCCCTACCGGGGCCTCTTCGTCGTGGGGGTGCTGGCGACCCTGGTGTCCAGCGGTCTGAACCTCGTCTTTCCGCTGCTGTTCGGGCGCCTGATCGACGCCTCCTTCCTGCGGGTGGGCAGCACGGTCACCGGGCCGCTCGACCGGACGGTCCTCGCCCTCCTCGGCATCTTTGCCCTCTCTTCCCTCTTCGCGGCGGCGCAGTCGTATCTGCTCGCCCGGGTCGGCGCGGGGGTGGTGGCGGACTTGCGACAGGTCCTGTTCAGTCACCTCCTCACGCTCTCGCCGCGCTTTTTCGCCGACCACAAGACGGGCGACCTCACCAGCCGCCTCACCGCCGATGTGGGCACGGTGCAGACGGTGACGAGCACGGCGCTGGCGCAGCTCGCCGCCCAGACGGTCAGCCTCGTGGGGGCCGTCATCCTGCTCGTCACGACGAGTCCGCGCCTGAGTCTCTTTACCCTCGCCGTCATCCCGCTCGTGATCGGGACGGCGGTCTTCATCGGGCGGCGCATCCGGCGGGTCAGCCGTGAGGTACAGGACGCGGTGGCCGGGGCGAACGCGAGTGCCGAGGAGGCGATCAGCGGGGTACGGGTGGTGCAGAGCTTCACGGCGGAGGACGTGGAGCGGGGGCGCTACGGCCGGGGCGTCCTCGCCAGCTTCCGCGCCGCGCTCAAACGCGCCCGTCTTCAGGCGCTGATGGGCGGCACGATGAGCTTCCTCACCTTCGGGTCCCTCGCCGCGCTGCTGTGGTTCGGCGGGCGACAGGTCATGGCGGGTGACCTGACGCCGGGCAACCTCGTCACCTTCCTGATCTACGCCCTTCAGGTGGGAGGGACGGTCGCCGCCCTGACGGGCATCTTCAATCAGTTCCAGGAGGCGCTCGGGGCCTCGGGCCGCATCTTCGAGCTGCTCGACGAGCGCAGCGACCTCCCCGAGCCCGCCTCTCCCCTTCCCCTCGCCCGCGCGCAGGGCCGGGTGACCTTCGACCGGGTGGGCTTCCGGTACGGCGACGCGCCCGTCTTGCAGGACGTGAGTTTCGACGTGCCCGCCGGTCAGGTCGTGGCCCTGGTCGGCCCGAGCGGGGCGGGCAAGACGACGCTGGTGAGCCTGATTCCGCGCTTCTGGGACGTGACGGCGGGCGAGCTGCGGGTGGACGGGCGGGACGTGCGCGAGTACGCGCTGGAGGGGCTGCGCGCCCAGGTGGGCCTCGTGCCGCAGGAGACGCTGCTCTTCTCGGGCTCGGTCGAGGAGAACATCCGCTACGGGCGCCCGGACGCCACGCCGGCGGAGGTCGAGGCCGC
This Deinococcus aestuarii DNA region includes the following protein-coding sequences:
- a CDS encoding DUF6508 domain-containing protein, which encodes MASSSPTTIRQTGEKSLEVVGYSYDPQVWNLLEALDRQGWVDEDRTFQWTKWMNTEEAMSLMYDSAARARATPQQFAKLLTVFARQERFIDEAMLNFWKPVRYATRTGPNTQIRSRCASCNAAASWQRLVACSSRVISSRSKGLTRSAPASRAGVAGSARWRRAPPCP
- a CDS encoding IclR family transcriptional regulator — protein: MQSVERALDLINTIVDAGRPLGIAELSQAMGLAPSTIHRILQTLTAKGYIHQDAGSKRYDIGPEIVEISRSLYLRYDLVRRVRPYLQELVDLTGETAHLAELYGTSAMYLSQLEPLSMVRMFTTPGSVTPLYCSDVGKLFLADLPPARVEDILRKTGLRPRTPHTITDPGQLEEALQRVREQGYAEDDEEREIGVRCLSAPILNGAGKVIAAIGIAGPSGRVMKERLPELAGYVKGTAGRAATELILQPQPETQGQTS
- a CDS encoding ABC transporter ATP-binding protein — protein: MLSRPSRMSSAARDPDAPRVKHDPRQLARLLAFARPYRGLFVVGVLATLVSSGLNLVFPLLFGRLIDASFLRVGSTVTGPLDRTVLALLGIFALSSLFAAAQSYLLARVGAGVVADLRQVLFSHLLTLSPRFFADHKTGDLTSRLTADVGTVQTVTSTALAQLAAQTVSLVGAVILLVTTSPRLSLFTLAVIPLVIGTAVFIGRRIRRVSREVQDAVAGANASAEEAISGVRVVQSFTAEDVERGRYGRGVLASFRAALKRARLQALMGGTMSFLTFGSLAALLWFGGRQVMAGDLTPGNLVTFLIYALQVGGTVAALTGIFNQFQEALGASGRIFELLDERSDLPEPASPLPLARAQGRVTFDRVGFRYGDAPVLQDVSFDVPAGQVVALVGPSGAGKTTLVSLIPRFWDVTAGELRVDGRDVREYALEGLRAQVGLVPQETLLFSGSVEENIRYGRPDATPAEVEAAARAANAHDFIAAFPDGYATVVGERGVKLSGGQRQRVAIARALLKDPRILILDEATSALDNESEALVQSALERLMRGRTTFVIAHRLSTIRNADRILVMDAGQVVADGTHAELMAAGGLYRGLYELQFRKEQEARAELA